From a region of the Nonlabens sp. Hel1_33_55 genome:
- the bglX gene encoding beta-glucosidase BglX, with the protein MKYSFKIIIGLLVFISIYSCGAKTNQTAIKPNENKSTVIQSDLDRKVDSLLGLMTLREKIGQMNQYTGFRDFTGPVNKASDEESKTQDIRDGLVGSMLNVRGVKNVRAVQRIAVEETRLGIPLIFGFDVIHGYQTMAPIPLAESASWDMEAIENSSRLAAKEAAAAGLNWTFAPMVDISRDARWGRVMEGAGEDPYLGSLIAKARVKGFQGDDLSNRFTIAACAKHFAAYGFSESGREYNTVDIGTSTLYNVVLPPFKAAVDAGARTFMSSFNDLNGIPASANYFLFRDILKDKWNFEGFVVSDWASIKEMINHNYAPDDIAAARLSVNAGIDMDMESYVYLDYLEQLVEDGTVSMATIDDAVKRILKVKFELGLFEDPYRYCSEEDEAKVIDSNEIKEGALDMALKSIVLLKNEGDLLPLKRDQKIAVLGDLAFDKNSVLGNWRLGAIDNTAVSLQEGLSTYSKGNFNFERGPAFVTSKAEFSQELIYNKTDTTGTKAALDAAKNADVVIMLLGEHGLQSGEARSRTDLGLPGVQQQFLEQVYAVNQNIVLVLTNGRPLALPWAKKNIPAIVEAWQLGSQSGHAIAQVLHGDFNPSGKLPMSFPFDVGQVPIYYNHKNTGRPKDYNEGTVFNSHYQDAPNEPLWPFGFGLSYTTFEYDQIEINDNFSVDGTITVTAQIKNVGDRKGTEVAQLYIQDEFATTIRPVRELKGFKKIELEAGESQNISFILTSNELGFFDNQGNWLLEDGNFNVWVGGSSQANLKQSFMLKQ; encoded by the coding sequence ATGAAATATAGTTTTAAGATAATTATTGGACTTCTGGTATTTATATCCATTTATTCTTGTGGCGCTAAGACAAACCAGACCGCTATCAAACCAAATGAAAATAAATCGACAGTGATTCAAAGTGACCTAGATCGTAAAGTAGATTCACTACTGGGATTAATGACTTTACGTGAGAAAATAGGTCAAATGAACCAGTATACAGGTTTTAGGGATTTTACTGGACCAGTGAATAAAGCGAGTGATGAAGAAAGTAAAACGCAAGACATAAGAGATGGATTGGTAGGTTCCATGCTTAATGTTCGCGGAGTGAAGAATGTTAGAGCAGTTCAAAGAATTGCCGTTGAGGAGACTCGATTGGGTATTCCACTAATTTTTGGATTTGACGTGATTCATGGATACCAGACTATGGCACCCATTCCACTGGCAGAGTCTGCAAGCTGGGATATGGAAGCGATTGAGAATTCATCAAGGTTAGCGGCAAAAGAAGCAGCTGCCGCAGGACTTAATTGGACATTTGCACCCATGGTTGATATATCACGAGACGCCCGTTGGGGACGTGTGATGGAAGGTGCTGGTGAAGATCCATATTTGGGTAGCTTGATTGCCAAGGCACGTGTTAAGGGATTTCAAGGAGATGATCTTTCTAACCGCTTTACCATCGCTGCTTGTGCTAAGCACTTTGCTGCTTATGGGTTTTCTGAATCTGGACGTGAATATAATACGGTTGATATAGGTACTTCAACTCTTTATAATGTCGTACTGCCACCCTTTAAAGCTGCAGTTGACGCAGGTGCACGAACTTTTATGAGTAGCTTTAATGACTTGAACGGCATACCAGCGTCTGCAAATTATTTCTTGTTCCGCGACATACTAAAAGACAAATGGAATTTTGAAGGTTTTGTCGTCTCTGATTGGGCTTCCATTAAAGAAATGATCAATCATAACTATGCTCCAGACGATATAGCTGCCGCACGACTTTCTGTAAATGCTGGAATTGATATGGATATGGAATCATATGTTTATCTGGATTATCTAGAGCAATTGGTAGAAGATGGAACTGTTTCAATGGCGACTATTGATGATGCAGTCAAGCGAATTCTCAAGGTCAAATTTGAGCTGGGACTTTTTGAAGACCCTTACAGATATTGCAGTGAAGAAGATGAAGCTAAAGTCATAGACAGTAATGAGATCAAAGAAGGAGCTCTTGACATGGCACTAAAATCTATCGTTTTACTGAAAAACGAGGGTGACTTATTGCCATTAAAAAGGGATCAAAAAATCGCTGTTTTAGGAGATCTGGCTTTTGATAAGAATAGTGTTTTGGGCAACTGGCGTTTGGGAGCCATTGATAACACCGCCGTTAGTTTGCAGGAAGGCTTATCCACCTATTCAAAAGGTAACTTTAATTTTGAAAGAGGTCCAGCTTTCGTCACCAGCAAAGCAGAATTCTCCCAGGAATTAATCTATAATAAAACTGATACTACAGGCACTAAGGCAGCTTTAGATGCGGCTAAAAATGCAGATGTTGTCATCATGTTGCTAGGAGAACATGGTCTCCAAAGCGGTGAGGCACGTAGCAGGACTGATCTAGGATTACCAGGTGTACAACAGCAGTTTCTAGAGCAGGTTTATGCGGTAAACCAAAACATAGTTCTGGTACTTACAAACGGCCGGCCATTAGCATTACCATGGGCAAAGAAAAATATTCCAGCAATTGTTGAAGCATGGCAATTGGGATCTCAAAGTGGTCACGCTATTGCACAAGTACTTCATGGCGATTTCAACCCATCTGGTAAATTACCCATGAGTTTTCCATTCGATGTAGGTCAGGTTCCCATCTATTACAACCATAAAAATACGGGCAGGCCTAAGGACTATAATGAAGGAACTGTTTTTAATTCTCACTATCAAGATGCTCCTAATGAGCCACTGTGGCCCTTCGGTTTTGGGCTTAGTTACACAACGTTTGAGTATGATCAGATTGAAATAAACGACAATTTCTCAGTTGATGGGACGATCACGGTAACGGCGCAGATCAAGAACGTTGGAGACCGCAAAGGAACTGAGGTGGCTCAACTCTATATTCAGGATGAGTTTGCGACAACAATACGACCTGTCAGAGAGCTCAAAGGCTTCAAGAAAATTGAATTGGAAGCTGGAGAATCCCAAAATATTTCCTTCATATTAACTTCTAATGAATTAGGATTCTTCGATAATCAAGGCAACTGGCTATTGGAGGATGGAAACTTCAATGTTTGGGTTGGAGGATCTTCCCAGGCAAATCTTAAACAAAGCTTTATGTTGAAGCAATAA
- a CDS encoding T9SS type A sorting domain-containing protein: protein MKKITLLVLALCLVQLGFAQEQQYLFDFEPDGPDGVASNWVTFDNTPPPATIIDNPDLDGTNATLSKVLRVQVGPGNAFYAGVNNVAADAKFGTWSLPAIGQTFTLSMDINKNYVGTVGIKMGTVPGGTSFTTDGNAATISSSNPNVDNSIVDEWQTLTYEVTITGDVTNVSQMVVYVDWRSEANTAERDPNTVIHIDNITFTATKTSDPEQDTCSDNIQNGEETGVDCGGPTCQPCTNGPTEPTTPAPTPTAAQADVISLFSGAYNDVTVNTFRAGFSSANFEEVNIESNPTLKYTNLDFVGIETVGGNAINATVADMNFINFDIWTPNMTLFRFKLVDFKGDGFAGANGDTEAELIFGTTEPASNASGPAPAQGEWVHFSLPLSDFQAKGMTDFTNITQYIISGNPAGSGTVFVDNLYFSKEATASNPSVNRDNFRIFPNPSSGSWNIVASDVTIQSVDVYSILGSKVFSQVVEGSSLTIDNSALSTGVYLAKVNTASGSTTIKLIKN, encoded by the coding sequence ATGAAAAAAATTACTTTATTAGTATTAGCATTATGTCTAGTACAACTTGGGTTTGCTCAGGAGCAGCAATATTTATTTGATTTTGAACCAGATGGGCCAGATGGAGTTGCATCTAATTGGGTAACTTTTGACAACACTCCACCACCAGCAACTATTATCGATAATCCAGATCTTGATGGCACAAATGCCACGTTATCTAAGGTATTACGGGTTCAAGTTGGTCCTGGTAACGCATTCTATGCAGGTGTAAATAATGTAGCCGCAGATGCTAAGTTTGGTACGTGGTCATTACCGGCTATAGGTCAAACTTTTACTCTATCGATGGATATCAACAAAAATTATGTTGGTACGGTAGGAATTAAGATGGGAACTGTACCAGGAGGAACTTCATTTACGACAGACGGTAATGCTGCGACAATTTCTTCAAGTAATCCAAATGTAGATAATTCTATTGTCGACGAATGGCAAACCTTAACCTACGAAGTAACGATTACTGGAGATGTTACAAACGTTTCCCAAATGGTAGTTTATGTAGATTGGAGATCTGAAGCGAATACCGCTGAGAGAGATCCTAATACCGTGATTCATATTGATAACATTACATTTACCGCTACCAAAACTTCTGACCCAGAGCAAGATACCTGTTCAGATAATATTCAAAACGGTGAAGAAACTGGTGTAGATTGTGGTGGTCCAACTTGTCAACCATGTACAAATGGACCAACGGAACCTACTACTCCAGCTCCAACGCCTACAGCTGCTCAAGCAGATGTAATATCATTATTTTCTGGAGCTTATAATGACGTTACGGTAAATACTTTTAGAGCAGGTTTTAGTTCTGCAAATTTTGAGGAAGTAAATATAGAGTCTAATCCTACCCTTAAATACACCAATTTAGACTTTGTTGGTATTGAAACCGTCGGTGGAAACGCTATTAATGCCACTGTAGCTGATATGAATTTTATCAATTTTGATATATGGACACCTAATATGACTCTCTTTAGATTTAAATTAGTTGATTTTAAAGGTGATGGTTTTGCAGGAGCAAATGGTGATACCGAAGCAGAACTGATTTTCGGTACAACTGAGCCTGCTTCTAATGCATCTGGACCAGCTCCAGCTCAAGGAGAGTGGGTTCATTTCAGTTTGCCGCTTTCAGATTTCCAAGCTAAAGGAATGACTGATTTTACAAATATTACTCAATATATTATTTCTGGTAACCCAGCTGGTTCAGGAACGGTATTCGTAGATAACCTATATTTTTCAAAAGAGGCAACCGCAAGCAATCCTTCAGTTAACAGAGATAACTTCAGAATATTCCCTAACCCATCAAGCGGTTCATGGAATATAGTTGCCAGTGATGTTACTATTCAATCTGTAGATGTTTACTCTATCTTAGGTAGCAAAGTATTTAGTCAGGTTGTAGAAGGTAGTTCCTTAACTATTGACAACTCTGCATTATCAACTGGAGTTTATTTAGCAAAAGTAAATACTGCTTCTGGTAGTACTACCATAAAGTTGATTAAGAACTAA
- a CDS encoding peptidylprolyl isomerase has translation MNRLKVFLFLITACLSVFCSGQQLSNQTLLTIDGNQYDAGTFMRVYLKNLDIVQDESQKDLDNYLQLYIDYRLKLLQAHEMGLQNKESYQTELKSYRDGLAESYLTDNEVTEALVKEAYERMNTEVNASHILIKIDRSAVPADTLVAYNRIKELKSRIENGEDFAAVARNQSEGPSAKTNGELGWFGPFKMVFEFETAAYETETGEVSDVFRTDFGYHILKVNDRRKTPEDVEAAHIMTYDQRQDSTINAKQRIDEIYSQLESGKDFESMAVEFSEDINTAKNGGKLPRFGTGGLNAPDFEEAAFNLTEIGSYSEPVKTKFGWHIIKLLKKYPISTFEEAETGLRDQIKKSARSRKITESFTNKLFDKYNVKLPKIASYEKRFPAVTDSLMSGNWKNEMVMSKSIPLFSIEDKTYGEKEFYSFIEEKQVKDYRKFGSLEEKLNVYFKDFADESVIDYYDENLERDNEDFAFIYREYKEGLLLFELMENKIWEAAKTDSLGQQAYYEKNKDKYQWKRRIDIDLTQNTTEETAQKVKQLLEAKTAVDKIKEQLNEQGNTKVMISSGIVEEEYSRLPKGFEVKKGVSKVYEKGESGFYKVVNVKDVLEPTAKTFEEARGSVINDYQQQLEKEWMETLREGRNINVNDKVLDKVKKEIEEKTRA, from the coding sequence ATGAATCGACTTAAAGTTTTTTTATTTTTAATAACTGCTTGCTTATCAGTTTTTTGCAGCGGTCAACAGTTGAGCAACCAAACGTTGCTAACGATTGACGGTAATCAATACGATGCGGGTACTTTTATGAGGGTTTATCTCAAGAATCTGGATATCGTCCAGGATGAATCGCAAAAAGATCTAGATAACTACCTCCAATTATATATTGATTACAGACTCAAGCTATTGCAAGCTCATGAAATGGGACTTCAAAATAAAGAGTCCTATCAAACAGAATTGAAATCCTATCGCGATGGTCTAGCCGAATCCTATCTAACAGATAATGAGGTTACAGAAGCGCTAGTAAAGGAGGCTTATGAGCGCATGAATACAGAGGTGAATGCAAGCCACATTTTGATCAAAATTGATCGTAGTGCAGTACCAGCAGATACTCTAGTTGCCTATAACAGAATTAAGGAACTTAAATCGCGCATTGAAAACGGTGAAGACTTTGCAGCCGTTGCGCGCAATCAAAGTGAAGGTCCAAGCGCCAAAACCAATGGCGAGTTGGGCTGGTTCGGTCCATTTAAAATGGTCTTTGAATTTGAAACTGCTGCCTATGAAACGGAAACTGGTGAGGTTTCTGATGTTTTTAGAACTGATTTTGGCTATCACATATTGAAGGTAAATGATAGAAGAAAAACTCCAGAAGATGTTGAGGCAGCTCACATCATGACATATGATCAGCGTCAGGATAGCACCATCAATGCTAAACAACGCATTGACGAGATTTATTCACAATTGGAATCTGGTAAGGATTTTGAATCCATGGCTGTTGAGTTCTCTGAAGATATCAATACTGCAAAGAATGGTGGTAAACTACCCAGATTTGGGACTGGTGGATTGAATGCTCCAGACTTTGAAGAAGCCGCTTTTAATTTAACTGAAATAGGAAGTTATTCAGAACCTGTGAAAACAAAGTTCGGGTGGCACATTATTAAGTTGTTGAAGAAATATCCAATATCAACTTTTGAAGAAGCAGAAACTGGATTGAGAGATCAGATCAAAAAGTCCGCTAGATCCAGAAAAATAACGGAATCATTTACAAATAAACTATTTGATAAATACAACGTCAAACTACCGAAAATTGCTTCTTATGAAAAGAGATTCCCTGCAGTAACGGACTCTTTAATGAGTGGCAATTGGAAAAACGAAATGGTGATGAGTAAATCAATACCGTTGTTTAGTATTGAGGACAAAACCTATGGAGAGAAGGAATTCTATTCTTTTATAGAAGAGAAGCAAGTCAAGGATTATAGAAAATTCGGCAGTCTGGAAGAAAAGCTCAATGTGTATTTTAAAGATTTTGCAGATGAATCTGTGATTGATTATTACGATGAAAATCTGGAACGTGACAATGAAGATTTTGCATTTATCTATAGAGAATACAAGGAAGGCTTGTTGTTGTTTGAACTGATGGAGAACAAAATATGGGAAGCAGCCAAAACAGATTCACTAGGTCAACAGGCCTATTATGAAAAGAACAAGGATAAGTATCAATGGAAACGTAGAATTGATATCGATCTAACTCAAAATACTACGGAAGAAACCGCTCAAAAAGTCAAGCAATTGCTGGAAGCTAAAACAGCAGTAGATAAAATTAAAGAGCAACTAAATGAGCAGGGAAATACAAAAGTGATGATTTCCAGCGGTATTGTTGAAGAAGAATATTCACGATTGCCTAAAGGCTTTGAAGTGAAAAAAGGCGTCTCTAAAGTTTATGAAAAAGGAGAGAGTGGTTTTTATAAGGTAGTCAATGTCAAGGACGTTTTAGAACCTACTGCAAAAACCTTTGAAGAAGCTAGAGGCTCAGTAATCAATGATTATCAGCAGCAACTGGAGAAGGAATGGATGGAGACCTTAAGAGAAGGACGTAACATTAATGTGAATGATAAGGTTCTTGATAAAGTAAAAAAGGAAATAGAAGAGAAAACGCGTGCATAA
- a CDS encoding FAD-binding oxidoreductase — MAGLNLIQQLHKILPENRVLDTNQLSERYSHIWHMDQSLIALGVVLPETTEEVSQILKACHTSGTQIIVHGGLTNLVGGTETNADQLVISLERMNQIEEIDENSRTATVQSGVILESLHTALEEKNLLFPLNFGARGSAQIGGIISSNAGGLRVLKYGMTRKLILGLEAVMADGTIISSTKKIIKDNSGYDLKQLFIGSEGTLGIVTRAVLKLEEAPSSRNAAYLAVDDYQSVVRLLKFFDQGLAGKLSGFELIWCNSYEQMTSTSDAVRPPLPYGYNYYILVESLGSQIEQDQTEFQNLLEQVIEKEMALDAVMAQSPSDVEWFFRIREDVNNLTDSMTHDQHFDISLPVALIGDYIEECYQKLKNIAGIEQVYAFGHVADGNIHFMIGKEHLKDDLRLKINDIIYTGLKEIGGSVSAEHGIGLHKKDYLNISRSESEIALMKTLKASLDPKGILNPGRILA; from the coding sequence ATGGCAGGATTAAATCTTATCCAACAACTACATAAAATACTCCCTGAAAATAGAGTTCTGGATACCAATCAATTGTCAGAACGGTACTCGCATATCTGGCACATGGATCAATCCCTAATTGCTTTAGGTGTTGTTTTACCAGAAACTACAGAAGAAGTAAGCCAGATACTCAAAGCTTGTCATACATCAGGTACCCAAATTATAGTTCACGGTGGTTTAACCAACTTAGTAGGTGGCACAGAAACTAACGCAGATCAATTAGTCATCTCTCTGGAGCGCATGAATCAGATTGAAGAAATTGACGAGAATAGCCGTACGGCAACCGTACAATCTGGTGTTATTCTGGAGAGTCTTCATACTGCGCTAGAAGAAAAAAACCTTTTGTTTCCCTTAAATTTTGGAGCTCGTGGCAGCGCGCAAATAGGTGGTATCATTTCGTCAAACGCTGGCGGCCTGCGTGTTTTGAAATACGGAATGACAAGAAAATTGATTCTAGGTCTGGAAGCTGTGATGGCAGATGGAACCATCATAAGCTCGACGAAGAAAATCATCAAAGACAATTCTGGGTATGATCTCAAACAATTATTTATTGGGTCAGAAGGTACGCTAGGAATAGTCACTCGTGCCGTACTCAAACTGGAAGAAGCTCCCAGCAGCCGTAATGCCGCCTATCTCGCTGTGGATGATTATCAAAGCGTGGTGCGCCTGCTCAAGTTTTTTGATCAAGGACTCGCTGGAAAACTTAGTGGTTTTGAATTGATCTGGTGCAATTCCTATGAACAAATGACGAGCACGAGCGATGCTGTGAGACCACCGTTGCCCTACGGATACAACTACTACATTCTAGTAGAATCACTAGGTAGTCAAATCGAACAAGATCAAACGGAATTTCAAAACTTGCTGGAACAAGTAATCGAGAAAGAAATGGCACTTGATGCCGTGATGGCACAATCACCTAGTGATGTAGAATGGTTTTTCCGCATTAGGGAAGATGTTAATAATCTAACCGATTCCATGACACACGATCAGCATTTTGACATCAGTTTGCCCGTGGCTTTAATTGGCGATTATATTGAGGAATGCTACCAAAAACTCAAAAACATTGCCGGTATTGAGCAGGTCTATGCTTTTGGCCATGTTGCAGATGGGAACATTCATTTTATGATAGGAAAAGAGCATCTCAAAGATGACTTACGGTTGAAAATCAATGATATTATCTACACTGGACTCAAGGAAATAGGTGGTTCAGTTAGTGCTGAACATGGCATTGGTCTGCACAAAAAGGATTACCTCAACATCAGCCGGTCTGAATCTGAGATTGCTTTAATGAAAACGCTCAAAGCTTCCCTAGATCCTAAAGGTATCCTGAATCCCGGTCGTATTCTAGCCTGA
- a CDS encoding SDR family oxidoreductase: protein MEKILVAGATGTTGNIIVELLNQSQYFEPIAMVRKEDQKSQFENKNIKTVMGDLEGDVSGAVKGMDKVIFAAGSGGKKVVEVDQEGAKKLIDASSKNDIKKFVMLSSRGADAPEKADDLQDYLKAKHNADEHLKKSNLNFTIVRPGTLNNNKATDHIVLTDKLSQKGEISRADVAQVLTRVLHDDVANHSTFEILQGDTLIGEALDKKSES, encoded by the coding sequence ATGGAAAAAATACTAGTAGCAGGTGCAACAGGCACCACAGGAAATATAATCGTTGAACTTTTGAATCAATCTCAATACTTTGAGCCTATCGCGATGGTTCGTAAAGAGGATCAGAAGAGCCAATTTGAGAACAAAAATATAAAAACCGTTATGGGTGATCTTGAAGGAGATGTCTCAGGTGCGGTTAAAGGAATGGATAAAGTGATTTTTGCCGCTGGATCTGGTGGAAAGAAAGTAGTAGAAGTCGATCAAGAAGGTGCCAAGAAACTTATCGATGCGAGTTCTAAAAATGATATCAAGAAATTTGTGATGCTAAGCAGTCGTGGAGCAGATGCACCTGAAAAAGCTGATGATTTACAGGACTATTTGAAGGCAAAACATAATGCAGATGAGCACTTGAAAAAGTCAAACCTCAATTTTACGATAGTGAGACCTGGAACTTTGAATAATAATAAAGCAACAGATCATATCGTCTTGACTGATAAGTTGAGCCAAAAAGGAGAAATCTCAAGAGCAGATGTTGCTCAAGTTCTCACAAGAGTATTGCATGACGATGTGGCTAATCATTCCACATTTGAGATTCTACAAGGTGATACTTTGATAGGTGAGGCCTTAGATAAGAAGTCGGAGTCATAA
- a CDS encoding SRPBCC family protein, translated as MQNEYRITIDQPIEKLMALFLDQDNFKHWQKGLMGFENLTSEIGQKGSKRKLKIKTLVGIVSMTEEITEVHLPHHWKATYRTKGVVNYQSNRFRESEINTNTGTQKQTIWEATSIFKFTGMMRLVAAAKPELFERQTQQFMDDFKSFAEDGTSVNGK; from the coding sequence ATGCAAAACGAGTACCGCATCACGATCGATCAACCTATAGAAAAACTTATGGCGTTATTTCTGGACCAGGATAATTTTAAACACTGGCAAAAAGGCTTGATGGGATTTGAGAATCTTACTTCAGAAATTGGTCAAAAAGGCAGCAAACGCAAGTTAAAAATCAAGACACTGGTAGGAATCGTATCGATGACAGAAGAAATTACCGAAGTCCATTTACCACACCACTGGAAAGCTACCTATCGTACAAAGGGAGTCGTGAATTATCAAAGTAACCGCTTTCGCGAAAGCGAGATCAATACAAATACGGGAACGCAAAAACAGACCATTTGGGAAGCTACCAGCATTTTTAAATTTACTGGGATGATGCGGTTGGTAGCTGCGGCTAAACCTGAGCTGTTTGAAAGGCAGACACAACAATTCATGGATGATTTCAAGAGTTTTGCAGAAGACGGCACATCAGTCAATGGCAAATAA
- a CDS encoding glycosyl hydrolase family 17 protein — MSFREEQFLKGNSRNFTETQGIDSAKYDDKALRALWRKTLEGGMHGICFSMYEDGQEPGHNITRQQVERRIKKLNKYAKWVRSFSCIEGNEFVPQIAHEQGMKTLVGAWLSDDLEKNELEMEALIDLAQKGFVDIAAIGNEVLYRNDLSKDQLLEYMKRFKDSVPNVPMGYVDAYYEFVVHPELVENSDVILTNCYPFWEGTAIEYSLGHMNDMFHRVLNVSKGKRVIVSETGWPSRGESLRDSHPSEINAMKYFIDTQQWSKDNEIDVFYFSSFDESWKQTDEGEVGAFWGLWDKHENLKF; from the coding sequence ATGTCATTTAGAGAAGAACAATTTTTAAAAGGGAATAGTAGAAACTTTACAGAGACTCAAGGAATAGATTCTGCCAAGTATGACGACAAAGCTTTACGTGCACTATGGCGCAAAACCTTAGAAGGCGGAATGCATGGTATATGTTTTAGTATGTATGAAGATGGACAGGAACCTGGCCATAACATAACAAGGCAACAAGTGGAACGACGCATCAAGAAGTTGAATAAGTATGCTAAATGGGTACGTTCTTTCTCTTGTATTGAAGGTAACGAGTTTGTACCACAAATCGCGCATGAGCAGGGAATGAAAACTCTTGTAGGTGCCTGGTTGAGTGATGACCTTGAGAAAAATGAACTAGAGATGGAAGCTCTCATTGATCTAGCTCAAAAAGGTTTCGTTGATATCGCTGCCATAGGCAATGAAGTTTTGTATCGCAATGATCTTTCTAAAGATCAACTATTAGAATACATGAAGCGCTTTAAAGACTCCGTCCCCAATGTGCCTATGGGATACGTAGACGCATACTATGAATTTGTGGTTCATCCTGAGCTAGTGGAGAACTCTGATGTCATACTGACGAATTGTTACCCATTTTGGGAAGGAACAGCGATCGAATATTCTCTGGGTCACATGAATGATATGTTCCATCGAGTATTAAATGTTTCCAAAGGCAAAAGAGTCATCGTGTCAGAAACAGGATGGCCTAGTAGAGGTGAGAGTTTGCGTGATTCACATCCATCAGAAATTAATGCAATGAAATACTTCATCGATACACAACAATGGTCCAAGGATAATGAAATTGATGTCTTTTATTTTTCATCATTCGATGAATCCTGGAAACAAACTGACGAAGGTGAAGTAGGAGCATTCTGGGGTCTTTGGGATAAGCATGAAAATCTAAAGTTCTAA